A region of the Desulfovibrio desulfuricans genome:
GCCCTTGTATTCGCCCTCCCGGTAGCGTTTTTCAACCAGCACCGAAAAAGAATCGCCTTCCTGCAGATCACGGATAAAGTTGATTTCCGAACCAAAAAGCTCTGCCAGCTTAAGGGCCATTTGCGGGCTTTCCCCGGCATCGGCCACTGCCTGAAAAAGATTGTCGTCAATAGTGGCGCTCATGGTGGTGAGCAGGGTGACATATTCAATGGCCTCCACCCGGGCCACGGGCTGTTCCATGCCCTCCACCACCAAACGGCGGCGGCTGTCTATTTCGTATTCAAAACGCTTTACCTTGCCCGTGGCGGCATCGGTCACAACCACGTAGGGCTGGCCATCGCGAAAAGCCCGCATGGAAAAAACACGGCGCGCGGCGCTTATATAATCCTGCACGGCCTGGCTGTCTGCCCCGGCAAGAATCTTGATGACAGTATCACCTTTCTCAACCGTGCCCTTGACCACTTCTTCGCCAGGGGCGGCAGATTCTTCATCTGGATTTGCAGCGTCCGGCGCAGCGGATTGCGTCAGGTCTGTTCCGCTATTTCCGTCACCTTCAGCAATATTTGCCTGAGAGGCGGCTTCTACCCCCTGGGCTTTGGTAGCATTGGCAGGGTTCTCCCCGCCGTCGGCAGACGCTGCCTGATCAGTAGAAGACTGCACGCCAGAAACGGGGATGTCAGCCTGTAACGGATCGAACGGAAGCCAACCCTTTTCCCAGGCAAACAAACCTGCAAAAAGCAGAAACAGGGCCGCGACCAGTATCCAGCGAATCTTCATGTGCAAAAACATTGCAAACGTATACCTGCCGTGGTGTTCCTTGTCCAGCCGCCTTAACAGGCATTGAGGTTTTTCACAGATTTTAACAGGTAATGCAATATATTATAAAAACTGTATCCATGCCGCTGACCCATATCATCGATCCTCCCTGTTTTTCACCGCCGGACGGGGAGCCTGGAGGCCATTGGATATGGCGGCACTTGTTTCATATTAAGCTTTATGGTATGCATGCTCTTTGTTCCTTCATGGCGAGAACCGCGCCAAATCCGGCATACAAGGCCTGTGGGCCCTGCCTGAAATGCCGACATGTCTTGGCGCAACGCCCCGGAAGGAACAGTTATCCACAGGCCTATGGACAGGCCACATACGCTATGCTGAAAAACGAGTTGCGGGACATACTGGCACAGCAAAAAGCCAACGACAGGGGAGACTGGCTGGAATCCCTTACCCTGTGTCATGAAGGCGATACACTAACCGTCGGCTTTCCCCACTTTTATTTTGCCGCGTGGTTCAACCAGCAAAAGCGCGATCTTTTTGAACAGGCGCTTTCCTGCCGCTTTGCCGACAAAAAGCTTCCGCAAATAGTATACGAGCAGCCCGCCCTGGGGCACGCGCAAACATGGTCGCTCCCGCATGTGGAGCAAAAAACTGCCGATCAGAACAAGCAAAATTTTATGGTGCGCACGGATACCCCCGCAGCGCCCAGAATTGAAAACGATGCCTTCACAGCATTTATTGCCAATGCAAAAAATGCCTTTCCCCTGGCTGCCGCCAAGGAGATTGCAGAAAGACGCGCCGATGTGGCCTACAATCCCTTTCTGCTCTGTGGGCACAGCGGCACAGGCAAAAGCCATATTTTGCGATCCATGGCAGCCACCCTGGCAGAAGGGCATACAGGTAGCCGCGTAATTATTGCTGCGGCTGCGCGCTTTTGCGCAGACAATCCGGCATGGGTGCGCAGGCCGGAAATTTTCTGGCAACAGTGTGATGTTCTGCTGCTGGATGATATTCAGGATCTTGCCGGGCAGCCGGCATGGCAACGTAAACTGGTATCCTGCATGGATGCCTGCCCACGCAGCATCGGGCAGGACGGCAAGCCCGGGCAGATGGTCTTTGCCTGCACGGGTCAGCCGCAGGCTCTCAAGGCTCTGGACGAACGTTTGCGTTCGCGCCTTGAAAGCGGGCTTGTGGTAGAACTCATGGAGCCTGATCTTGATGTGCGAATGCGCTATCTCCAGGCCATGAGCAAAGAACGGCACATGAATCTCACGCGGGAACAGCTGCTGTTCATTGCGCAGCGCTGTTCGCAGTTTCGTCTGTTGCAGGGGCTGTTGCTCAAGGTGGCGGCCTTTTGTTCCGTTACAGGGTGCGAATTGTCGCAGGCAGACCTTGAAAACATTGTGCGCACGGGCGTGGCCGACAAAACACCAGGTTGTCTGGAAATTCTTGGCGTAGTGGCCCGGGCCATGAATCTGCGGCCCGAAGACGTGCTTGGCGGCAAACGCCGGCCAGACCTCGTGCTGGCGCGGCAGGTTTCCATGTATATATGCAGGCGCAAGCTGGGTCTTTCCTACCCGGAACTCGGCCGGGCCTTTGGCGGAAAAGACCATAGTACTGTCATATATGCTATTAAAAAAATTAAGAAAATTCTAGTTAGTGACAAAGCGCTCCAACAACTAGTGACAGAACTGGAGCTCAAGGCACAATAGCAGCCCGCCAACCGGGCGAAAATACGGGAAAATGTTCCCGGTGTTTCCTTGGACGGTGTTGGGATGTTCACTTGATTTTTCAATGATAAAAGCAAGTTATCTGTCTTAAGAACATAGACACAGACGACTATAATAGTAAGGAAAAAACATATGAAACTTACTGTAAACAAAGAGCAGATCATCGAAGGCCTCTTGAAGGCAGCTGCCATCATTCCTGCCAAGGCAGGGGCGCAGTATCTGCGCTCCATCTGGCTTAAGGCTGAAGAAGGCAGCCTTTCAGTCATGTCCACTGACGCCAACATTGAATTTACCGGGCGTTATCCTGCCGAAGTGGCCGCGCCTGGCCTTATAGGCGTTCAGGGCAGAGCCTTTGTGGATCTTGTGCGTCAGTTGCCCACGGGTGTTCTGCACCTCACCCTTGATGAAACTTCTGGCAATCTGCTTTTGGAACAGGGACGTCGCACCTACAAGCTGCCTGTGAGCGGAGCGGAGTGGTTTCAGAATTTTTCTGCCTTTCCTGCTGAAAACGCCGTCACCTGGTCTGGCGACTTTTTGCAGGACATTCTGGACAAGGTGGGCTTTTGCATCAGCGACGACGACGCCATGGACGCCATTGCCTGCCTGTGCATGAAGCCGCGCGGCAACGGACGCATCGACGTGTGCGGTCTCAATGGCCACCAGTTTGCCCTTGTTTCCTTTACCCATGACGAGCTGGCCGAGCGTCTGCCCGAAGGGGGCATGCTGATCCAGAAGAAATACCTGGCAGACATTAAAAAATGGCTTGGCGTGGATGAAATTGAACTGAACATCACCGACAAGCGCCTGTATCTGCGCAGCCTGGATGGCGCTGAAACGCTCAGCCTGCCCCGCGCCGCCCACGAATACCCTGATTACAACATCTTCATGAGCAAGCTTGCCAGCGAAGACATGCACCCCATGACTCTTGCCCGCAAGGAAGCCATCGAAGCGCTTGGTCGTATCCTCATTTTTAATACCGAGAGCGACCGCTGCACCTACATGGATCTTTCTGCCGGGGAAGCCCTGCTTTCCGCCCAGGGGCAGGATGTGGGCTCGGCCAATGAAAGCCTTGAAGTTGCTTATAATGGCGATATAAAACGCATTGCCTTCCCCACGCGCAACCTGCTTGACGTGCTGGGACACTTTGTTTCTGCAAAGATCGACATGATGCTTACCGGCTCTGAAGGCCCCTGCGGTATCCGCGGCGCCGATGATGCCGATTATACGGTTATCATCATGCCCATGAAGGTTTCTGAAACGACCTACTATAGCGAGGAAGACGTTTAATGGCTCCTGAAACCGGCAACGGCGGGTACAACGCCTCTTCCATTACCATTCTGGAAGGCCTTTCGGCTGTGCGCAAGCGCCCGGCCATGTACATAGGCTCTACAGACGCGCGCGGCCTGCACCATCTGGTGTACGAGGTAGTGGACAACTCCATTGACGAAGCCATGGCCGGCTTCTGTTCGCGGGTCACTGTTATTCTGCATGCTGACAACAGCGTGACTGTTCGCGATGACGGGCGCGGTATTCCTGTGGATATTCATCCCAAGGAAGGCGTGCCCGCCGTGCAGGTGGTCATGACCAAGCTGCATGCTGGCGGCAAGTTTGACAACTCGAGCTACAAGGTTTCGGGCGGTCTGCACGGCGTGGGTGTTTCCTGCGTCAACGCCCTTTCTGAAGAGCTTACAGTCACTGTGCGCCGCAATGGCAAACGCTATCGCCAGCACTACGCCCGTGGCGTACCGCAGGACGAACTGGCGGTTATCAGCGAGGGCTTCGTTGAAGGGCACGGCACCACCGTTCGCTTCAAACCTGACGAAGAGATTTTTGAAGTTCTCGAGTTTTCATATGAAACATTGAAGAAGCGCTTTGAAGAGCTGGCCTATCTTAACAAGGGCCTGACAATCGAATGCATCGACGAGCGCATCGGCGAAACCCATGTGTTCCATGCTGAGGGCGGCATCCGCCAGTTTGTGGGCGACCTCAACTCCGGCGAGCAGGGCATTCACCCCATTATCTTTGGTGAAGGCATTGTTGATAATGTTACCGTGGATTTTGCCTTGCAGTACAATGCTGGCTACAAGGAAAACATTTTCACCTTTGCCAACAACATTCGCACCAAGGAAGGCGGCACCCACCTTGTGGGTTTCCGTACTGCGCTCACGCGCGCCATCAACGGCTACATCAAGGGCCAGGCCGACCTGGTCAAAAAGATGAAGAACACCTCGCTGTCTGGTGATGACGTGCGCGAGGGCCTTACCGCCGTTATCAGCGTCAAGCTGCCCCAGCCCCAGTTTGAAGGGCAGACCAAGACCAAGCTTGGCAACAGTGAGATTGCCGGTCTGGTTGCCGGTGTGGTGTATGACCGCCTGAATGTGTATTTTGAGGAAAATCCCAAGGATATCCGCCTCATTATCGACAAGGCCGTGGACGCCTCGCGGGCGCGGGACGCAGCCCGCCGCGCCAAGGAGCTTGTCCGCCGCAAGGGCGCGCTTTCCGACAACTCGCTGCCCGGCAAACTTGCCGACTGCCAGAGCAAGGATCCCATTGAATCCGAACTGTTCATCGTGGAAGGTGATTCGGCAGGCGGCTCTGCAAAGCAGGGGCGTAATCCCAAAAACCAGGCTATTTTGCCCTTGCGCGGCAAAATCCTGAATACGGAACGCACCCGCTTTGACAAGATGCTTGCCAACAAGGAAGTTAAGGCGCTCATCACCGCCATGGGCGCAGGCATCGGCGAGGAAGACACCGACCTCGACAAGCTGCGCTACCATAAAATCATCATCATGACAGACGCCGACGTGGACGGAGCGCATATCCGCACCCTGCTGCTGACCTTTTTCTTCAGGCAGTATCAGGAAATGGTGGAGCGCGGCTTTGTCTACATCGCCCAGCCGCCTTTGTACCGTGTGCACAATTCGCGCATGGAAAAGTTCATCAAGGACGACCCCGCGCTCAACGAATTTCTGCTCACCCGCGTGAGCGAAGACGTGACCGTGGTGGCCTCCAACGGCAAGGAATTCCGAGGCAAGGAGCTCATCAGCCTCATGGAACACATTGAAAAGGCCGAAGGCCGCGTGAACGATGCCGAAATGTCCGGCACCCCGCGTGACCTCTTCATGGCCCTTGTGACCCATGAAAAGCAGATTGACGCTCATAACCTTGAAAATCAGGACAGCGAGCTCACCGAATGGCTCAACAGTCACGGTTACATGCTCACCCTTGAGCGGGAAAAGAGCGAAGACGAGGAAGAGCGCCTGTTTGCCGTGTTTGAAAATACCGGCGGGCACCACACCCGCAGGGGCATGGAGTTTTTCTCCTCCCGTCTTTACAAACAGGGTTGGCAGCTCTTTGACGAACTGCGCCAGCAGTGCGGCTCTTTTGCCTTTACCCTGCGCAAGAAGGATGGCGAAGTTGCCGCAGAGGATCTGTTTACGCTCATGCGCATGGTGCTTGATGAAGCCCGCAAGGGCATCAATATCCAGCGCTACAAGGGTCTTGGTGAAATGAACCCCGACCAGCTCTGGGTGACCACCATGAACCCGGAAAATCGCGTGCTTCTGCAAGTTTCGGTGGAAGATGCCAACGAAGCTTCTGACGCCTTTGTGGAACTTATGGGCGACCGGGTGGAACCGCGCCGCGATTTTATCGAGCGCAACGCCCTGGCCGTACAGGATCTGGATATTTAAAAGGAGAATCTGTGTGGGCTGTCCGTGCCGGACAGTTCCACACGCTTTCCTGTGAATATATCAATAGCGTGAAGCGAACAGCCTGATTTTTAACAAGGTTTTTCGCCGCATGACACGTAAAATGGGGATGCAGCAGGGCTCAGGCCCTTTGTATTCAGGAAGGCTTGCCCTTCCAGCCCCAAATAACAGCAGCGAGGCCCGCAGTGGCAGATATGCAGCAGCCGCAGATCAGCATTGAAACAGAACTCCGCAAATCGTATCTGGAGTATTCCCTTTCGGTCATTATCGGGCGCGCCATCCCGGATGCGCGTGATGGCCTTAAGCCGGTTCACAGGCGTATTCTTTTTGCGCAGTACGAACTTGCCAACAACTACAACCGTCCGCACAAAAAATCCGCGCGTATCGTCGGTGACGTTATCGGTAAATATCACCCGCATGGCGACTCTGCCGTGTACGACGCACTGGTACGTATGGCGCAGGAATTTTCCATGCGCGATCCCCTGGTGGACGGGCAGGGCAACTTCGGCTCCATTGATGGTGATGCCGCTGCTGCCATGCGTTATACCGAAGTGCGTATGTCCAAGCTTGCCCAGGAGTTTTTGAACGACCTGGACAAGAACACCGTGGATTTTCGCCCCAACTACGACAACACCCTTCAGGAACCGACGGTCATGCCGAGCAAGGTTCCCAACCTGCTGCTCAACGGCAGCTCGGGTATTGCCGTGGGTATGGCCACCAATATTCCGCCCCACAACCTGGGTGAACTGTGCGATGCCCTGCAACTGCTGCTGGATAACCCGCAGTGCAGCATCGATGAGCTCATGGATTATGTGAAAGGGCCGGACTTCCCCACCAGGGGTTTTGTCTACGCGGGCAAAGGCCTGTACGATGCCTACCACACCGGGCGCGGCACGGTTAAGGTGCGTGGGCGCATTGAAATTGAAGACCGCAAAAAGGGCGCGCAGAGCATAGTTATCCGCGAGATTCCCTTTGGGCTCAACAAAAGCTCTCTGGTGGAAAAAATCGCGGCTCTGGTCAATGACCGCAAGATTGACGGCATCACCGACCTGCGCGATGAATCCGACCGCAAGGGCATACGCATTGTTATTGACCTCAAGCGCGGCACCATCCCCGACATTGTGGTCAACGCCCTGTACAAGTTCACGCCGCTGGAAACGAGCTTCGGCATCAACATGCTGGCCGTGGTGGACAACCGCCCGCAACTGCTGAACCTTAAGACGGCGCTTTCCTGCTTTGTGGATCACAGGCGTGAGGTGGTCATCCGCCGCACGCGTTACGATCTGGAAAAAGCCGAAGCCCGCGCGCATATTCTGGAAGGCTTGCGCATCGCCATCGACAATATCGATGAAGTGGTGGCCCTTATCCGCGCTTCCGCCAATCCGGAAGAAGCCCGTAATGCCCTGATGGAGCGTTTTGCGCTTTCTGAAGTGCAGGCCAAGGCAATTCTTGAAATGCGGTTGCAGCGCCTGACGGGTCTCCAGCGCGAAGAGCTGATGAACGAATACAAGGATCTGCTGCAGAAGATCGAATTCTACCGTTCCATTCTGGAAAATGCCGAAGTGCTGCGCAGCGAACTCAAGCGCGAGATTGCCGAAATCCGCGATAATTTCGCCACGCCCCGCCGTACGGAAGTGCTGCGCGAAGCCCTGACCGACATTGATATTGAAGATCTCATCCCTGACGAAGAAGTGGTCATCACGCTGTCGCGCCGTGGCTACATGAAGCGTACCGGGCTTGAGAATTATCAGCAGCAGAAACGCGGCGGCAAGGGCATTGCGGCTCTGCACACCTCGGATGACGACTACGTGCAGGAATTTTTGTCCACTACCAATCACCAGTATCTGTGCCTCTTCACCAACAAGGGGCGCATGCACCAGCTCAAGGTCCATCAGGTGCCGGAGGGCAGCCGCACGGCCAAGGGCGTGCATATCAACAACCTGTTGCCGCTTGAAGAAAACGAGTGGGTTACGACAGTTCTCGCCCTGCGCGAATTTGCCGAAGACAAATTCTTCCTGTTCATTACCAAGAGGGGCATGATCAAGCGTTCTTCCGCCTCGTTGTACGCCAAGTGCCGCAAAACAGGCCTCATGGCCGTGGGCCTGCGTGAGGATGATGAACTTGTGGTGGTACGCCCCATCCGCGACAACAACCACATTGTTCTGGCTACGGCGGACGGTTTCTCCATCCGCTTTGCCTGCAACGATGTGCGTCCCATGGGCCGCGTGGCCACGGGCGTCAAGGGCATTGCCCTGCGCAGGCAGGATTTTGTGGTGGCGGCGGTTATCGTCAAGGATATCGACCAGACCACCGAAATCATGTCCATTTCCGCCAATGGGTATGGCAAGCGCACCAGCGTTGATCTCTACCGCCTGCAATCGCGCGGCGGCAAGGGCATCATCAACTTCAAGGTGACGGCCAAGACCGGGCCTGTGATTGGTGCAATGCCTGTGCGCGACAACGATGGTCTTATCCTGCTGACCTCTTCCAACAAGATTGTGCGCATCGGCGTTGACGATGTGCGCAGCAAGGGCCGCGCCACCATGGGCGTTATGCTCGTGCGCCTTGATGAAGGCGGTCATGTGGTGGGCTTTGACCGTGTGGACGAAGGCGGGCAGACCGGCAGGGACGCCAGCGCCGAAATGGACGATGACGATTTGACCGATGTCGCTTCTGCGACTGTTGTTGCCGAGTCCGAAGGGCTTGCTGACGACAGTGCGGACGATGACGGTGAAGAATAACCATAGCTGATGAAAATATTGCGGCGGGTTTGCGGCAAGGGTTTGACCCTGTGTCTGTGCCTGGTTTTTGCTGGCTTTTTGTGCGCTTGCAAAGACCAGAGCATGGTGGGCGATGACCTTTCCGCAGCCCGCACCGCAGTTTCTTTGCGCGACTGGTCCCTTGCCGAAAGGCTGCTTGAGCGTTATCTGCGTGAGGCACGGGATGCTGACCTGCGTTGGGAAGCGTGGCAGCAGTTGCTGGTGGTGCTCAATGCCGCCGGGCAGGAACCTCGCGCCACCCTTGAATGCCTTGAAACCATGCTGGCGGAATTTGCAGACAATGACGCCAGAAGCGCTGTTATTTTGCGGCGTATGGGCGAGGTAAACGAAGGTTTGCGGCGTTATGGCCGTGCCGCGGACGCCTGGAATGCTTATATAGGTCTTGCAGGCCTGTCGGCGGAGCAAACTGTGGATGGTTACCGCAGGCTGGCGGCCATGCAGTTTAACCTGCGCAGGTTTGACGCAGGCGAAGATACCTTGCAGCAGTGTCTTGCTCTGCCCATGGCGGATCATGACAAAATAATGTGCATGTACGACCTTGCTGACCAGAACATGGCAAGGGAACGCTGGCAGGATGTGGCTGACCTTTGTCAACAGATACTGGACAGCGATCCGGACAAGATTCTGCGTGGTCTGGCGGGCTATTTGCTGGCTGATGCCCTTGAACAGCTCGGCAAGGGAAAAGAAGCCCTGAAAAACTTTGAACTGGCCCGCGACGATTATCCCAATCCGTCGGTCATTGATAATCGCATTGCGCATCTGCGCAAAAAACTGAAGAAGTAAGGCCTATGATCAAGCACGAATGCGGCGTATTCGGCATTTATGACCACGAGGAAGCGGCTCGTCTGGCTTATTTCGGTTTGTATGCACAGCAGCATCGCGGCCAGGAAAGCGCGGGCATAGTTACCTTTGACACCGACGGCGTACACGAACACAAGGGCATGGGCCTTGTGCCCGATGTTTTTTCAGAGGGGCACCTCAAGGCTCTGACAGGCAGAACGGCCATAGGCCATGTGCGCTATTCCACCACCGGGCGTTCCTCCAGCAGCAATGCCCAGCCATTTCTTGCCCATTTCAAGGGGCGGGATGTGGTGCTTGCGCACAACGGCAATCTGGTCAATGCCGCGCAGCTGCGCGAAGACCTCGAGAACGAGGGCGCCATATTTTCTACCAGCAATGACACGGAAGTGTTCATGCATCTGCTGGTGCGCGCGCTCAGGCACAACGATCTGCCCGGCGCAGTCAAGGAAACCTGCGCCCGGGTTCGCGGCGCGTACTGTCTGCTGGTTATGGTAGACGGCGTTATGGTGGCGGTGCGCGACCCCCACGGCTTCCATCCTCTGGCTTTTGGCCGTATGAACGGCAGCCCCGTGTTCGCCTCCGAAACATGCGCCTTTGATCTGCTTGAGGCCGATTTTGAACGTTCTGTGAAACCGGGCGAGATGATTATTGTAGACGGCAACAGCGTGCGCAGCGATCACCTTATGGGGCCGCTGCCCGAGAAGCCCCGCCAGTGTATTTTTGAGCTGGTCTATTTTGCCCGGCCTGACTCATATATTTTTGACGAGCAGGTTTATCTGTGCCGCAAAAAAATGGGCTGGAATCTGGCTGATGAATCTGCGCCGGAAGTGGACTACGTGATGCCCTTTCCGGATTCGGGCATTTATCCCGCACTTGGCTTTGCCCAACGCTCCGGCCTGCCCTATGAGCATGCCATGATCCGCAACCATTATGTGGGGCGTACCTTTATCCAGCCTTCGCAGAGCATGCGCAGCTTTGGGGTGAGGGTTAAGATCAACCCTGTGCGCGAAATGATTGACGGCAAGCGCATCTGCATCATTGACGACAGCATTGTGCGCGGCACCACCATGATGACGCGCGTCAAAAAGCTGAGGGAGCTGGGCGCAAAAGAGGTGCACATCCGCATTTCCAGCCCGCCGGTCAAGTTTCCCTGCTTTTATGGCATAGACTTTTCTTCACGCGGGGAGCTTATTGCAGCTCAGCACAATCTGGCGGAAATTACCCGCAAGCTGGATGTGGATTCTTTGCATTATCTCAGCATCGCAGGCTTGCTGGGTTCTGTGAGCAAGCCGCAGCATTATTGCATGGCCTGCTTCACTGGCGAATATCCCGTGCCCTGTGACGACTGCGCCGGAAAATTCAGCCTTGAATCCCCTTGCGCCAGCAGGTAGACCATTTCTTTCGCGCCGTCTTGCACGTCAGGGCAGCCAGTTTTTTATGAGGAAGCCATGAGTATTGCACGTATCAAGGGTTTTGCGGATATGTTTCCGCCGGACAGCGACCAGTTCACGCGTATTGAAAATACCGCGCGCCAGGTTTTTGGACGCTACGGTTTTGTGGAACTGCGTACGCCGCTGCTGGAATTTACGGAGCTTTTTTGCCGTTCCATCGGTGAGGAAACCGATGTGGTGCAAAAGGAAATGTATACTTTTCCTGACCGCAAAGGCCGTTCGCTTACCTTGCGGCCTGAAGCCACGGCTGGTGTTATGCGCGCCTATATCGAGAGCGGGCTGACCAACCGCGAACCTGTGAGCCGGCTGTTCACCACTGGCCCCATGTTCCGTTATGAACGCCCGCAGAAGGGCCGCATGCGCCAGTTCCACCAGATCAACTGCGAGTGCCTTGGCAGCCACAGCCCCATGGCTGATGCAGAACTGGTCAGCATGCTGCTGCGCTTTTTGTCAGACCTAGGCCTTACGGATTTGACGCTCAAGATCAATTCCCTTGGCTGTTCGGAATGCCGCCCCAAGTTCAAGGCGGCCTTGCTCGAATACCTTGCCGGAGTTGACAAGGACGCCCTTTGCCCGGACTGCACCCGCAGGGTGGAAACAAACCCCTTGCGCGTGCTTGACTGCAAGCAGCCCGGCTGCCGCGCCATTACGGACAATGCCCCCAAGCTTATTGATTACAATTGCCCCGAATGCCGCGCCCACTTTGATACGGTGCTGGAGCTGCTGCAAGGGCAGGGGCTTGCCTTTGAGCTTGATCATAGGCTTGTGCGCGGTCTTGACTACTATTGCCGCACTACTTTTGAGGTGGTAAGCGGCAGCATTGGCGCTCAGGCGGCTGTGGCCGGCGGCGGCAGATATGACGGCCTTGTGAAGAGCCTTGGCGGGCCTGATGTTCCGGGCGTTGGCTTTGCCTGCGGCATGGAACGCCTTGCCCTCATGATGGGCGAGGGCAGTGGCCAGGCAGCCGATTTTTATCTGGTTGCCATGGACGCCCAGAGCCGCGCTCAGGGCTGGCAGCTTGCCCAGAAGCTGCGTGACGCCGGGCTGACTGGCGAGATGAATTTCAGTGAAGGCGGCTTTAAAAGCCTTATGCGTCAGGCTGGAAAGTCCGGCGCTGGGCATTGTCTGATTATTGGCCCTGATGAAGCCGCTCAGGGCACAGTGGTCGTTAAGAACCTTGAAAGCGGCGAGCAGTGCTCTGTGCCGCAGTCAGGCGTACTCCAATTC
Encoded here:
- a CDS encoding M23 family metallopeptidase — its product is MKIRWILVAALFLLFAGLFAWEKGWLPFDPLQADIPVSGVQSSTDQAASADGGENPANATKAQGVEAASQANIAEGDGNSGTDLTQSAAPDAANPDEESAAPGEEVVKGTVEKGDTVIKILAGADSQAVQDYISAARRVFSMRAFRDGQPYVVVTDAATGKVKRFEYEIDSRRRLVVEGMEQPVARVEAIEYVTLLTTMSATIDDNLFQAVADAGESPQMALKLAELFGSEINFIRDLQEGDSFSVLVEKRYREGEYKGYGRILAAHFTNKGKTFEAYLFREGNKAASYYNSKGENVRKSLLQAPLAFTRVTSRFTKNRLHPILGYSRPHEGVDYAAPTGTPVKAVGEGVVTQRGWAGGYGNQVIVRHGGGLESLYAHLSGYARGLQSGQKVRQGQVIGFVGMTGLATGPHLDFRLRQNGKFVNPAKAINPRGEPVSKSAMSAFEKVMAVELAALKGEKTFPEYTVDSIVVDKVDLPQPEKSSEPEHKTEKRKKKHRN
- a CDS encoding DnaA/Hda family protein; the protein is MLKNELRDILAQQKANDRGDWLESLTLCHEGDTLTVGFPHFYFAAWFNQQKRDLFEQALSCRFADKKLPQIVYEQPALGHAQTWSLPHVEQKTADQNKQNFMVRTDTPAAPRIENDAFTAFIANAKNAFPLAAAKEIAERRADVAYNPFLLCGHSGTGKSHILRSMAATLAEGHTGSRVIIAAAARFCADNPAWVRRPEIFWQQCDVLLLDDIQDLAGQPAWQRKLVSCMDACPRSIGQDGKPGQMVFACTGQPQALKALDERLRSRLESGLVVELMEPDLDVRMRYLQAMSKERHMNLTREQLLFIAQRCSQFRLLQGLLLKVAAFCSVTGCELSQADLENIVRTGVADKTPGCLEILGVVARAMNLRPEDVLGGKRRPDLVLARQVSMYICRRKLGLSYPELGRAFGGKDHSTVIYAIKKIKKILVSDKALQQLVTELELKAQ
- the dnaN gene encoding DNA polymerase III subunit beta, translating into MKLTVNKEQIIEGLLKAAAIIPAKAGAQYLRSIWLKAEEGSLSVMSTDANIEFTGRYPAEVAAPGLIGVQGRAFVDLVRQLPTGVLHLTLDETSGNLLLEQGRRTYKLPVSGAEWFQNFSAFPAENAVTWSGDFLQDILDKVGFCISDDDAMDAIACLCMKPRGNGRIDVCGLNGHQFALVSFTHDELAERLPEGGMLIQKKYLADIKKWLGVDEIELNITDKRLYLRSLDGAETLSLPRAAHEYPDYNIFMSKLASEDMHPMTLARKEAIEALGRILIFNTESDRCTYMDLSAGEALLSAQGQDVGSANESLEVAYNGDIKRIAFPTRNLLDVLGHFVSAKIDMMLTGSEGPCGIRGADDADYTVIIMPMKVSETTYYSEEDV
- the gyrB gene encoding DNA topoisomerase (ATP-hydrolyzing) subunit B gives rise to the protein MAPETGNGGYNASSITILEGLSAVRKRPAMYIGSTDARGLHHLVYEVVDNSIDEAMAGFCSRVTVILHADNSVTVRDDGRGIPVDIHPKEGVPAVQVVMTKLHAGGKFDNSSYKVSGGLHGVGVSCVNALSEELTVTVRRNGKRYRQHYARGVPQDELAVISEGFVEGHGTTVRFKPDEEIFEVLEFSYETLKKRFEELAYLNKGLTIECIDERIGETHVFHAEGGIRQFVGDLNSGEQGIHPIIFGEGIVDNVTVDFALQYNAGYKENIFTFANNIRTKEGGTHLVGFRTALTRAINGYIKGQADLVKKMKNTSLSGDDVREGLTAVISVKLPQPQFEGQTKTKLGNSEIAGLVAGVVYDRLNVYFEENPKDIRLIIDKAVDASRARDAARRAKELVRRKGALSDNSLPGKLADCQSKDPIESELFIVEGDSAGGSAKQGRNPKNQAILPLRGKILNTERTRFDKMLANKEVKALITAMGAGIGEEDTDLDKLRYHKIIIMTDADVDGAHIRTLLLTFFFRQYQEMVERGFVYIAQPPLYRVHNSRMEKFIKDDPALNEFLLTRVSEDVTVVASNGKEFRGKELISLMEHIEKAEGRVNDAEMSGTPRDLFMALVTHEKQIDAHNLENQDSELTEWLNSHGYMLTLEREKSEDEEERLFAVFENTGGHHTRRGMEFFSSRLYKQGWQLFDELRQQCGSFAFTLRKKDGEVAAEDLFTLMRMVLDEARKGINIQRYKGLGEMNPDQLWVTTMNPENRVLLQVSVEDANEASDAFVELMGDRVEPRRDFIERNALAVQDLDI
- the gyrA gene encoding DNA gyrase subunit A, whose amino-acid sequence is MQQPQISIETELRKSYLEYSLSVIIGRAIPDARDGLKPVHRRILFAQYELANNYNRPHKKSARIVGDVIGKYHPHGDSAVYDALVRMAQEFSMRDPLVDGQGNFGSIDGDAAAAMRYTEVRMSKLAQEFLNDLDKNTVDFRPNYDNTLQEPTVMPSKVPNLLLNGSSGIAVGMATNIPPHNLGELCDALQLLLDNPQCSIDELMDYVKGPDFPTRGFVYAGKGLYDAYHTGRGTVKVRGRIEIEDRKKGAQSIVIREIPFGLNKSSLVEKIAALVNDRKIDGITDLRDESDRKGIRIVIDLKRGTIPDIVVNALYKFTPLETSFGINMLAVVDNRPQLLNLKTALSCFVDHRREVVIRRTRYDLEKAEARAHILEGLRIAIDNIDEVVALIRASANPEEARNALMERFALSEVQAKAILEMRLQRLTGLQREELMNEYKDLLQKIEFYRSILENAEVLRSELKREIAEIRDNFATPRRTEVLREALTDIDIEDLIPDEEVVITLSRRGYMKRTGLENYQQQKRGGKGIAALHTSDDDYVQEFLSTTNHQYLCLFTNKGRMHQLKVHQVPEGSRTAKGVHINNLLPLEENEWVTTVLALREFAEDKFFLFITKRGMIKRSSASLYAKCRKTGLMAVGLREDDELVVVRPIRDNNHIVLATADGFSIRFACNDVRPMGRVATGVKGIALRRQDFVVAAVIVKDIDQTTEIMSISANGYGKRTSVDLYRLQSRGGKGIINFKVTAKTGPVIGAMPVRDNDGLILLTSSNKIVRIGVDDVRSKGRATMGVMLVRLDEGGHVVGFDRVDEGGQTGRDASAEMDDDDLTDVASATVVAESEGLADDSADDDGEE
- a CDS encoding tetratricopeptide repeat protein, with translation MKILRRVCGKGLTLCLCLVFAGFLCACKDQSMVGDDLSAARTAVSLRDWSLAERLLERYLREARDADLRWEAWQQLLVVLNAAGQEPRATLECLETMLAEFADNDARSAVILRRMGEVNEGLRRYGRAADAWNAYIGLAGLSAEQTVDGYRRLAAMQFNLRRFDAGEDTLQQCLALPMADHDKIMCMYDLADQNMARERWQDVADLCQQILDSDPDKILRGLAGYLLADALEQLGKGKEALKNFELARDDYPNPSVIDNRIAHLRKKLKK